One Dunckerocampus dactyliophorus isolate RoL2022-P2 chromosome 15, RoL_Ddac_1.1, whole genome shotgun sequence genomic window, GCACGAGTGATGCTGAAGGGACCAgaagtacatttccagaatgaGATAGTACCAGagcaggctgctgcaaaacagaaaggaaataaggaaataacaGTAAACATAAttgacaaaataaatggtaaaaataaaagaaatggaTATAGGGGCCCAAGGCGGGAACCTTGGCGGTACGATCCTCGGCTGCAGAAACTAGCTCTTtgcacgtggaatgtcacctctctggtggggaaggagcctgagctggtgcgccAAGTGGAGAAGTTCCGCTTAGATATAGTCGTACTCACCTCGACACACAGCACgagctctggaaccagtcctctcgagagggggCGGATTTTagtccactctggcgttgccagtaGTGAGAGGCGGCGAGCAATGCTGGCAATTTGCGTTGCGCCCGTCTCAGAGCTTCGGGTGGGGGGTACGGGTCCGGACTGTTTGcacttatgcgccaaacagcagttcagaaacCCGCCCTTTTTGGACtccttagagcaggggtgtcaaactcattttcaccgagggccacatcagCATAATGGCTGTCCTCAAAGGGCCAGATGTAACTTATAAATGTAACTACTACTTAATGTTAAATAactcattatttattataacttATTCAAGTCACAATTACAGTTGCATAGAAAACATACAAGTATGTTCGCTTGTTGCTCTGACATAAATCCTTTTAATTTTTGTCAGCTTATGAAAACCCACATAACTCCATTAATGAAGGATCAAACTGTCCaaagtgaataaagttttcCTTTACTCTGCATAAAAAGAGCAATGTCTTCCCTGAGCTCAAAAAATCGCTTGAGGACTTTGCTCCTACTCAGCCACCGTACTTCTGTATGGTACGGCACATCCCCGTGTTCCGAGCCCATCTCCAGCAAAAACTGCTGGAACTGACGGTGATTCAGGCCATGCGCTCGAATGAAGTTCACTGTTTTCATGACTGTCACAATGTCCTCCATCCCCAGCACCTTCCCACACAAAGCTTCTTGATGGATAATGTAATGATACGTTAGCAGAGGCGTGTGGCAgttcattttttgcattttccccTTCATTATTCCAACCAAGCTCACTTTTCCTCCACACATTGCCGGTGCACCGTCTGTAGTTAATCCCACCAAGTTTTCCCACTGCAATGCATTTTCATTTACGGACTTTTCCACCGCATCAAAAATGTCCTGCCATTACTTGCCACATCTAGCACCTCCTCAGTGATAGAGAGGTCCGACTTTACGCCTCTAAAAAAATTGGTAACTGCGCTGTGTCTGTGTTATCTCTGCTTTCATCAACAGCTAATGAAAAAGCTGTGTAGCAGCGTGTCTCCTCAGCCAGCTGTGTTGAAAGATTTTCTGCTCGTTCCTTCACTTGGTCCGCGATGGTGTTTCTTGATaaactgacatttttaaaagtctgtAACTGGTCGGGACACACCTGCTCACAGACCTTCAGCATGCACTGCTTCAAAAACGCTCCCTCTGAAAAAGACTTGGAAGCGTGGGCGATTCCTTCAGCCACAAGGAAGCTACCTTCCTTGTGGCTTCACTGCGGCCTCGTTTTTGGCTGTGGATTTCATGAACAAACTCTGCTGCGACCGCAGTTTGCCTTTTAATTCTTGGGCAATTTGTTGTCTTTCTTGAAGGCTAGCTTTAGCGTACTTAGCTCTGTGTTTGGTGTCAAAATGTCGACGCAGATAGTACTCTTTGACAACCGACACCGCCTCgtaacacaaaagacatacCGGTCTTTCTCCTTGAAGCACAAACAAGGACCTGCCTTCCCATCTTTTTCGAAACAGTCTTCCGTCTACGTCAACTTTTCTCTTTCTGGACATTTTGGGATCATTATTTATATCTCAATTCCGCTCGTTGGCATGGATGTGGAAACACTGCCGTGGCTACCGTAGTCGAAaggcattgtgggaaatgtagtttttggtCAAAGCACGctcttaatttatttttggtatttatttttaaacactcaAACTTTTAAGCTCtcgtgggccacataaaatgacatggTGGGCCACATGTGCACTTAGCACTAGGACATCCTGGACCACAGTTCAATGATTGACTTCGTAGTCGTGTCGTTGGACTTGCGGCCACATGTTTTGAACACtcaggtgaagagaggggcagaGTTGTCAACCAGCCgctgatggtgggggaggacaCCGGttagacctggcaggcccaaacgcatTGGGAGGGTATGCTGGGAAggtctggcagagtcccctgtcaaaaggagtttcaacttctaactccgggagagcttcaacCGTTTTCCGAGGGACATTGAGTCAGGCGTTAGGAGCCTCCATTGCCGTTAGTAGGTCactgcctgtcgtggcggtaatcccagaatcccattggtggacaccagtggggagggatgccgtcaagctgaagaagtcctatcgggcctttttggcccatgggtCTCCAGAGGCAtttgacaggtaccggcaggccagtCATTGAGGCTCTGGAGGTCGCTGATGCAAAAACTCGGGCATGGGAGGATTTCGGAAAAggcatggagaacgacttccacGGCTTCAAAGAGATTCTCGAGATTCTggtctctcccttagagataaagtgagaagcactgtcatccgggggaaacttggagtagaaccgctgctcctctgcattgccAGGTGAGGTGTCTCAGGTCTCTGGTCCGGCTGCCttctggacacctccctgggaagggcacgtccgactggtaggaggcctcggcgAAGACCAAGGACACACTGTAGAGACTATGCCTCTAAACTGGACTGGAACGCCTCAGGACCTGCTGGGAGGAGCTAGACGAAGTAGCCGTGGAGAGTGGCCgtggcttccctgcttaggccgcAGCCCCAGTGACAATACCTTGGATAAAcggaagaagatgaatggatggatattactagaaacaagttgcaattttttgagaatcaagttagaatattatgagaataacattatTATAACACTAATATTACAACTGCTTTCTCAATATGACGttgttacattttgtaaaattaccacattttccccacaaaagtgctacttttttcctcgtaacaTTTCATTGTCATGAATTGTCGTTGTAGAACTAAAAGCGactttgcctttttttcctaCTTTGTGTGTTCCAGGTGGAAAAGGTGATGCCTGCAGACACCTTCTACTTCTCCATCATGCGGGATCCTGTCGCAATTGCGGAGTCCTCCTTCGATTACTACAAAGCAACCACCCCTGCATTTTGGAAGGCTAAAACGTTGGGCGATTTTGCGGACGATCCGTGGAAATACTACAACCCGCGTGCCAGGAACAACCACTACGCCCGCAACTTGCTGTGGTTCGACTTTGGGATGGACCACAATGCAAATTTTTCTGTTAGCCTGGCACGTCGCGGCGAGGCGCTAATTCGCCACACCTTCAAGTTAGTCCTGATGACGGAATTCTTTGACCAATCCATGATCCTCCTCAGACATGCCCTCTGCTGGCCTCTGGACGCCGTTGTCTCGTTTAGCCTTAACGCTAGGCAGCGGAAGCTGGGTGGACGAGGCGGTGGTAGTGGTCGTTCCCAAAGCAATCCGGTTCTATCGGAGGATCAGCAGGAAAAGCTCCGCCAGTGGAATGCCTTTGACTGTTTTATATACGACGCCTTCAACCGGACCTTCTGGGAGAAAGTGGACAAGTTCGGCAAGTCCCGCATGGAAGAGGAAGTGGGTCTCCTCCGGAAGCGTCGAGAAGCGCTCACTCGGTTGTGTCTCAGGGACGGAGGTAAGCCTATAGAGGCCCATCACATCCGGGATAAAACCATACGACCATACCAGAGTGGACTTGTGAAAATTCTGGGCTACGAGCTGCAACCGGGTCTAGACAATTCTACCAGGATAGCGTGTCTGAGGATGATCCGACCTGAGCTCCAGTACAAGGACTTGCTGGACGCCAAACAGTTCCCACGAACTCGAGGACAACAGTCGGACCACCGGATTCAGACGGATTCTGGACTGATGAAGGCCGGAAGAGGAAAGTCTGAACCGGTttgagccaaaaaaaaacaagcctctTTTGCACTTCCACGTTGTAGTTGTTTGCCTCGCGTCATTCTTGTCCTTTTGGGATGTTTATGAGACGGAGTGACGGTTTTACGGTACTGTaggttattattgttattgcacAATGTTGTTGTTATGCTACATCCTCAGCCAGAGGGGTGTACtgtgaagcgagtttagtgggttagcaagGTCTGTTCCGTGGACTACGAAGGTGGCTCATCTTTAAAGTGGCTTTTTCACCATGGTAACTTTGGCTAAACTCATAAACTGGAATATTCTGGAATTGGAAGATTCTCacagttagagcagagaaaacctgtttatgactttctaaatacggtttttaacattattagagccctgtagacatgaaataagacccctatCGTCACGTTTTCAGCAGAAAGCTGAAAGAATGGATGATACCTGGTTGGGTGCACGGAAATTCACAGTTgggactggaaccaattcaccgcgataaacaagggactactgtagaccagtggttcccaaactttttacagtggcgtaccccttcagatatttgacctgaagccatgtaccccctactcctgcacagtTAAAAAACATCTACCTTTTGATCTTAATTCACTTGAAGTATTGAACATAgtgaattggttaattaattttacactCTTAATTGTGAGTTttaggtgctaattgtttttcatttttattcatgtaccccctgTGACAATTGCTGTACCCCACTTCGGGAACCTAGGCTGTAGCCacatttcaaagatgaaaaagaCAGTTTTTGCtccagtttattttattttattattttattaaattgataagtgttaatatgtaaaTGTTGCACAATGTTGAGCTTTCAGAAATGAAAACACTAAAGGATATGCAGTTGCGAAGTCGCGGTTCCAACATCACTCCCACActctttcaaaaaataataaatgattgctgtttcgcagttgactatggcctcttattagtcaagaaatattgaaatacaagttatatatagtattctggtcactaggcgtcagtactgacacaaaacattgatgggacatgacattacattacattactttcacactgcatgtggtcagccgtggcatgtccaacatgatagagtgaaaaaagttctcctgttttgtgtggaaaaggtacatttttggcttcttacctttttccccactctgtttgaaacactaagTTTCGGATAAGTAAATTTCAGAGGCTAACTACTGtggttagcttggtagcttcctatcttatgtccctgcagtgatcccatagcctgcgcaatgtggtgtaaacaaagaataatttgAGTAGAAAGGTGACTCTAccggtgttatgtcatgtctacagggctctaataatggtaaatattgtatttaggaagtcataaacaggttttctatgctcttaactgcaaaaatattccatttgatcCTAGTTCTTGGTAATTCactatcgcggtcgggtctggaaccaatttaccgcAATaatcgagggatgactgtacggggaatttaggttttgttgagctgcatgagtGCAAAGCGCCCGTGTacgttgagccactttcgcagtaCAGGCCTCAGGGCTATTCAACGACATAACAAAGAGAGCCACACTTTCACACACTTCAAGGCCCAGGGGCCGAACACGCGCTGCCCCATTAAGCTCACTTGACACGAGTAGCCCCATTttgaatgcttttatttatataaCTTTAAAACATAGAATTCCACAAACACTGAACTCTGTATTTTAAAACGAAGCAGTTTGAGTACAACAAAAGTGcatttaacaaaataaggtGCATTACCGCGAtgtttcaaatgaaaaataagTTGAATCACACCAGTATTTTACGTAAAATGAACATTGTCTAGTAGGCGTAACTAAGGTCTGACACAgcacacaaatatacacatttggcCAACAAAACAGCATCTTTCTTACAACGGATATGACTGTTGATGGATGCCATTACTTGGTTTTTGAAAGGCTTTTTCTTATTAGCAAGCATCCATGCTATCCAAGCTATAGTTGCCTTCTGTTGTGTAGAGCAGGACCAAGACAAAATAATCCGGCTTTCAAACTTCTACATTTCTGTGTGCGTGTATATGAACCGAGGGGATGGACTGTGTCAAAGTTTTGATGTTTGCTCTGAAAGTGCCTCCGTGGGTTTTGTTCCTGTGAAACAGCGTTTACTTCGCTACTAAGTAAAGACATCGGCTTTCCCACTGCATTTTcgataaatgcatattttgtagtcGAGTCGCTGTGAAAAGTCCCAAATttcaatagctacttttcttcttctactgctTCTTCATTGTGATGCGTGCGCCTTGCTGTTTCCCCCTGCAGAGCGGTGGAGGTACTGCATGAATGAGCCCTTCGACTGTAGTTTGAATGGCTtcattatttgggtgatgtttggcgGCACAAATTCAAAACAAGATGTGGCCGCCAGTCGAATATCTCTGTCCTAAGCTTTTACTTCAAGCGTAATAATACAGCAGAGCCTCTAAAAAGTCAGACAAAGTCAGAGAttgctcaagaaaaaaatgattatgctGGACATCTTACGAaaatattagggccacactgaaaacaaggaagaatgggcaaatgaaaaggaaaaaaatgattttttgagagacaaaaaaaataatgcatttgcaagaataaagtcacagtattacaagaaaaaaattgcagttaCGAGAATTATGTGGTCAATGGAAATGAAAAGCTACAAAGTTAGGGGGATAAGGTTTGTGATGTTACAAGTGGAAAGTTGCAaagttaaaagaataaaattgcaatGTGAGAAAGTTGCAATATGATGACAAACACATTGTAGTTCCGACAGCAAAGTCGTAGTAATGCCAGAAAAATGCCAACAAGTTGTTGGAATAAAGTTGTAGCGACACAGGAAAAACGGAtacaaagagacagctcattactgcacatagTGGGAACAACTTAAagtattccacctataaagccctctgaaaaagcctccaaaaagcaccaacaatgctACATTTTCAAATCCTGTGACGTGCATAttcaccaagctacagcgacattgttattattattattattgttaacacGGTTACACcaatcgaactacgttactggcgccTTGACACTTACTGTAGCTGTAACTCACCAGCTGGCCAGcgggctagcaactagcttcaccacagactcacAATGCCTCAAACCACTACAAAAAAGGTAAGGATACATATTGCACctgacaccactgctgctgagtTTTTATTTctcagtttggaaaagttaacgctagatATAGGTGTTCGTTTCtatattgctatgtgaaatcaatgcttaaatgcggtaatgcttaaaaatggccaaaatgcGCAAAATGCtggaagtattacatgttattatgAATGTGGATATGGTCACAGCAtagatataaaaccataaaaccttgttggaggaggtgttttaatagcggtctttatAGGCAACCTACAGTGGTTTAAAAGagggtttgcccccttcctgatttattttatttttttgcatgtttgtcacgcttcaatatttcagctcatcaaacaaatttacatattagtcaatgacaacacaactgaacacaaaatgcagttttaaaggaaactttttattattaagggtggaaaaaaatccaaacctacatgtccctgtgtgaaaaagtgattgcccccgaaagctaataactggttgggccacccttagcagcaacaactgcaatcaagcgtttgtgataacttgcaatgagtctcttacagcgctggagagacattttgtcccactcgtctttgcagaattgttgtcattcagccacattggagggttttccagcatgaagcgcctttttaaggtcatgccacagcatctcaataggattcaggtcaggactttgactaggccactccaaagtcttcattttgtttttcttcagccattcagaggtggacttgctggtgtgttttggatcattgtcctgctgcagaacccaagttgttttccggacattttccttcaggattttttggtagacagcagaattaatgGTTCCAATTAtcgcagcaaaacagccccagaccatcacactaccaccaccatattttactgttggtatgttctttttctgaaatgctgcgttacttttcaccagatgtaatgggggacacaccttacaaaaagttcaacttttgtcttgtcagagtatttttccaaaggtcttgggcatcatcaagatgttttctggcaaaattgagacgaaccttaatgttctttttgttcagcagtggttttggtcttggaactctgccatgcaggccgtttttgcccagtgtctttcttatggtggagtcatgaacactgaccttacctGAGGCAAgtcaggcctgcagttctttggatgttgttgtggggtcttttgtgacctcttggatgagtcgtctcttggggtcattttggttggccggccactcctgggaaggttcaccactgttccatgttttcgccatttgtggaggggtttgctagagtcccaaagctttagaaatagctttataacggtttccacactgatagatctcaattatgttttaacgggggagcagtcactttttcacacagggccatgtaggtttggatttttttttctcccttaataataataaaaaaatcatttaaaaactgcattttttgtttagttgtgttgtcattgactaacatttaaatttgtttggtgatctgaaacatttaagtgtgacaaacatgcaaaaaaataagaaatcaggaagggggcaaacactttttcacaccactgtaggcggatcccattacgtgcagtcaCGAGCTTTTGCTTTTTatcagtttttatatctttagaacgcacagtaagacatacagtgtgtgttcatgtctcacataaggcttGTGGTTTATGGACagaatcccccccaaaaagtgcagttttcctttaagaattaagtcataatgttacaagtaaAAAATCCTGTTTCGAGTTTAAAATTGCAAATTCGCAGcattaccagaaaaaaagtcagtgtTAAATGAACTgtgtaaagttgaaatgttgcataaatgtatgattattatgataGAAAACTTGGAAAAGttcagagaaaaagttgtattattgtGAGAATTACAAAAGTATAAAAAGAATGAATGTCATAGTGTGCTGATTGCGtgtaagtcacaatattacgacaaaAAGTCTTCATTCGCAGTGTTCCCAAAATAAAGTCAGTATTACAGGAAGCAAGTCGTAAAGTTAAAGTTGCAAGAAGAAatcgttttttcttgtaatatcaaatctttattcttgtaaaatgttattgttgaacttttttccatGTGAAATGATTGCGTTTGTTCTCATagaatttttgtttgtttcggtGCGGGTCTATAagcttgctttttctttttctttggcttttattttggtgatatttattgtatatatcACAGAACGGTTCCACTGAacaagaaaagtgtgatgatggcCATAGAACTGTAGAACCAAAAATTTCAACATCAGAGGTTCTGtggtatttgtattactttccTTATTGTTGATCATGGTACTTGAAATGGTACGTTTTCTTTCAGCTCATATTTTGTCTACACTACAAGTGTATTTGACGTTTTTAGGGAAAAAGGTACTTTAGGTTTTTGgggcttttaaaaaatatattgtacgTGATTTTAGATTTGCAtgccaaggttttttttttaatagaaaaatgGTACtctttaaaattaataaaaatgaacgATAAGAATTTAATTAGGGCAAAATAATGGGATATTATTTTGTGGGGGATGATGTAATGGATACTGCATAaagtatttcctcaaatagggtcttttttttttagatgccgCGCCTAAattgaatcacttttttctccttttttattatagtattatatGCATTATTACAtgtatcatttaaaaatgttttaaaaatatacattaattTATAATTTGTGATTTTCATCCAAATGTTATTTCTTTAACATGACTgataaaaacattgaaatatgttttttatagtagtattattttaattaggcatttattgtgcaaaaaaatgatcacaaatatatataattgtttgtaatattatataaatgtCTCACGTCTGATATATTTTGCCTGGTACTCTTTGCGGTTGAGTATTACCCCATTTGACATCATTACAGC contains:
- the gal3st4 gene encoding galactose-3-O-sulfotransferase 4 isoform X1 produces the protein MLFKRRARMLGWVMCRRVGPLWMWNTLLVFGVIAFASQLLGYIFNKSSSSIQLAAHAILSSSDSQGPSLGSCSPHTHIMFLKTHKTASSTVTNILYRFGEEHHLRFALPLGYQLGYPLPFVANRVKGYQSPGAQEFHIMANHLRFKKTEVEKVMPADTFYFSIMRDPVAIAESSFDYYKATTPAFWKAKTLGDFADDPWKYYNPRARNNHYARNLLWFDFGMDHNANFSVSLARRGEALIRHTFKLVLMTEFFDQSMILLRHALCWPLDAVVSFSLNARQRKLGGRGGGSGRSQSNPVLSEDQQEKLRQWNAFDCFIYDAFNRTFWEKVDKFGKSRMEEEVGLLRKRREALTRLCLRDGGKPIEAHHIRDKTIRPYQSGLVKILGYELQPGLDNSTRIACLRMIRPELQYKDLLDAKQFPRTRGQQSDHRIQTDSGLMKAGRGKSEPV
- the gal3st4 gene encoding galactose-3-O-sulfotransferase 4 isoform X2, whose product is MLGWVMCRRVGPLWMWNTLLVFGVIAFASQLLGYIFNKSSSSIQLAAHAILSSSDSQGPSLGSCSPHTHIMFLKTHKTASSTVTNILYRFGEEHHLRFALPLGYQLGYPLPFVANRVKGYQSPGAQEFHIMANHLRFKKTEVEKVMPADTFYFSIMRDPVAIAESSFDYYKATTPAFWKAKTLGDFADDPWKYYNPRARNNHYARNLLWFDFGMDHNANFSVSLARRGEALIRHTFKLVLMTEFFDQSMILLRHALCWPLDAVVSFSLNARQRKLGGRGGGSGRSQSNPVLSEDQQEKLRQWNAFDCFIYDAFNRTFWEKVDKFGKSRMEEEVGLLRKRREALTRLCLRDGGKPIEAHHIRDKTIRPYQSGLVKILGYELQPGLDNSTRIACLRMIRPELQYKDLLDAKQFPRTRGQQSDHRIQTDSGLMKAGRGKSEPV